The following proteins are co-located in the Streptomyces sp. DT2A-34 genome:
- a CDS encoding phosphoglyceromutase yields MADAPYKLILLRHGESEWNAKNLFTGWVDVNLNEKGEKEAVRGGELLKDADLLPDVVHTSLQKRAIRTAQLALESADRHWIPVHRSWRLNERHYGALQGKDKAQTLAEFGEEQFMLWRRSYDTPPPPLEDDSEFSQASDPRYSSIPPELRPRTECLKDVVVRMLPYWYDGIVPDLLTGRTVLVAAHGNSLRALVKHLDGISDADIAGLNIPTGIPLYYELDADFNPVTPGGKYLDPEAAAAAIEAVKNQGKKK; encoded by the coding sequence ATGGCCGACGCACCGTACAAGCTGATCCTCCTCCGCCACGGCGAGAGCGAATGGAACGCGAAGAACCTGTTCACCGGCTGGGTGGACGTCAACCTCAACGAGAAGGGCGAGAAGGAGGCAGTCCGCGGCGGCGAGCTCCTGAAGGACGCCGACCTCCTCCCCGACGTGGTCCACACGTCCCTCCAGAAGCGCGCGATCCGCACGGCCCAGCTGGCGCTGGAGTCCGCCGACCGCCACTGGATCCCGGTCCACCGCTCGTGGCGCCTGAACGAGCGCCACTACGGCGCCCTCCAGGGCAAGGACAAGGCCCAGACCCTCGCCGAGTTCGGCGAGGAGCAGTTCATGCTGTGGCGCCGCTCCTACGACACCCCGCCCCCGCCGCTCGAGGACGACTCGGAGTTCTCCCAGGCGTCGGACCCGCGCTACTCCTCCATCCCCCCGGAGCTGCGCCCCCGCACGGAGTGCCTGAAGGACGTCGTCGTCCGCATGCTCCCGTACTGGTACGACGGCATCGTCCCCGACCTCCTGACCGGCCGCACGGTCCTGGTCGCGGCCCACGGCAACAGCCTCCGCGCCCTCGTCAAGCACCTCGACGGCATCTCCGACGCGGACATCGCGGGCCTGAACATCCCGACGGGCATCCCGCTCTACTACGAGCTCGACGCCGACTTCAACCCGGTGACGCCGGGCGGGAAGTACCTGGACCCCGAGGCTGCTGCGGCG
- the fxsT gene encoding FxSxx-COOH system tetratricopeptide repeat protein, which translates to MTDSSELIFVSHAGPDSQWAEWVAWHLQEAGYEVELDLWHWRTGDDFVKKMNDALARCSAVVALFSPAYFAPGRYTEEEWTAPVARRDRLVPVVVEPLEEDRLPAILTPRLRKDLHDLDEADALAALLEAVRGPALPARKPDFPGTRTAKSRSRRSKAPVGPQPRFPSGTSDPAVWDLRQRRRNPHFTGRDAVIEGVRRKLLAERQAAVQALNGTGGIGKTQVALEYAYRFAGQYDLVWWVDAEQGEQVPARYAELAARVGVAKPDAGVEVNARYAMEYLRTHERWLIVLDNAEDPQQLRTWLPEGQGHVLITARNPDWRKVVPRLQLGVFSRAESLDYLTAQLPTLNPEHADALADALGDLPLALAQAAGVMSEGMPPEQYLRVLETHTTKLLDRGEVYDYPASLAATVTIATDRLDADHPEATAVLRLAAFLGPERIPTAWLVAGRAELATVGGDPDDFLWPQSALNPLARYGLAVVEPDAFQVHRLTQAVVRDRAGGEATGALQDDVAALLTAIDPGDPDLPETWPGWTSLTSHLMATVRPMSARAELRPTLLRAAVYLVRSAQPLVARDLAAALREAWAASLGEDHPDTLRAAHMVTWALDGMWAYEEVLPLVQDVLERRRRVLGDNDPETLSSAHDLAITLGHLGRHAEALVMHEDQLARRRAELGDDHPDTLDSAHSFGVALGKLNRDAASHRTLADVLERRRKVQGNDHPDTLRTVVSLSLALCRLGRYDEAHQTLTGNLEQRRKVLGNDHPDTFTSANFLARTLNHLRRHSEAERLFKSTRLRVRETLGADHPLYRIITRDLIETLKAQGKTYEAQKLARKDRRR; encoded by the coding sequence ATGACCGACAGTTCCGAGTTGATCTTCGTCAGTCATGCCGGACCCGACAGCCAGTGGGCGGAGTGGGTGGCGTGGCACCTCCAAGAAGCCGGATACGAGGTCGAGTTGGACCTCTGGCACTGGCGGACCGGCGATGACTTCGTCAAGAAGATGAACGACGCCCTGGCGCGCTGCTCCGCCGTCGTCGCCCTGTTCTCACCCGCCTACTTCGCCCCGGGCCGCTACACGGAGGAGGAGTGGACCGCCCCCGTCGCCCGGCGTGACCGCCTCGTCCCCGTGGTGGTCGAGCCGTTGGAGGAGGACCGGCTGCCGGCCATCCTTACCCCGCGGCTACGCAAGGACCTCCACGACCTGGACGAGGCCGACGCCCTCGCGGCGCTCCTGGAGGCGGTACGCGGACCTGCCCTGCCCGCCCGCAAACCCGACTTCCCCGGCACGCGCACCGCGAAATCGAGGTCCCGGCGGAGCAAGGCTCCGGTCGGCCCCCAGCCCCGTTTCCCGTCCGGCACCTCCGACCCCGCCGTGTGGGACCTGCGGCAGCGGCGACGCAATCCGCACTTCACCGGCCGGGACGCCGTCATCGAAGGGGTACGCCGCAAACTGCTCGCCGAACGCCAGGCCGCCGTCCAGGCGCTCAACGGAACCGGCGGCATCGGCAAGACCCAGGTCGCGCTGGAGTACGCGTACCGTTTCGCCGGCCAGTACGACCTCGTCTGGTGGGTCGACGCCGAACAGGGCGAGCAGGTCCCCGCCCGCTACGCCGAACTCGCCGCCCGCGTCGGCGTGGCCAAGCCGGACGCCGGCGTGGAGGTCAACGCGCGGTACGCCATGGAGTACCTGCGCACCCACGAGCGGTGGCTGATCGTCCTGGACAACGCGGAGGATCCCCAGCAGCTGCGGACCTGGCTGCCGGAGGGGCAGGGGCATGTGCTGATCACGGCCCGCAATCCGGACTGGCGCAAGGTCGTGCCGCGACTCCAACTGGGGGTGTTCAGCCGTGCCGAGTCACTGGACTACCTCACCGCTCAGCTGCCCACCCTGAACCCCGAGCACGCCGACGCACTGGCCGACGCCCTCGGCGACCTGCCGCTGGCGCTGGCGCAGGCGGCGGGCGTGATGAGCGAGGGGATGCCGCCGGAGCAGTACCTGCGCGTGCTGGAGACGCACACCACCAAGCTTCTCGATCGCGGTGAGGTGTACGACTATCCCGCCTCGCTCGCGGCCACGGTCACCATCGCGACGGACCGCCTCGACGCCGACCATCCAGAGGCGACTGCGGTGCTGCGGCTCGCGGCCTTTCTGGGGCCCGAGCGGATTCCGACGGCTTGGCTGGTGGCGGGGCGGGCGGAGCTGGCGACGGTTGGTGGAGACCCGGACGACTTCCTGTGGCCGCAGAGCGCCCTCAATCCGCTGGCCCGGTACGGGCTGGCCGTGGTGGAGCCGGACGCGTTTCAGGTGCACCGGCTGACTCAGGCGGTGGTGCGGGACAGGGCGGGTGGAGAGGCGACGGGTGCGCTGCAGGACGACGTGGCCGCTCTGCTGACCGCCATCGATCCGGGCGATCCGGATCTGCCCGAGACATGGCCGGGGTGGACGTCGCTGACGTCGCATCTGATGGCGACGGTCCGCCCCATGAGTGCCAGGGCGGAGCTGCGCCCTACGCTGCTGAGGGCCGCCGTGTATCTCGTACGAAGCGCTCAGCCTCTGGTTGCGCGCGACCTTGCCGCCGCCCTTCGCGAGGCATGGGCCGCTTCCCTGGGCGAGGACCATCCGGACACGCTGCGCGCCGCTCACATGGTGACCTGGGCACTGGACGGTATGTGGGCTTATGAGGAGGTCCTCCCCCTCGTCCAGGACGTCCTGGAGCGGCGCCGCAGGGTGCTGGGCGACAACGATCCGGAGACGCTCAGCTCAGCGCATGACCTCGCCATCACCTTGGGGCATCTGGGCCGACATGCCGAAGCGCTCGTCATGCACGAGGATCAGCTGGCAAGGCGCAGGGCAGAACTGGGCGACGATCATCCCGACACGCTCGACTCCGCTCACAGTTTCGGTGTCGCCCTGGGCAAACTGAACCGAGATGCCGCATCCCATCGCACGCTGGCAGACGTCCTGGAGCGACGCCGGAAGGTGCAGGGCAACGACCACCCCGACACCTTGCGCACGGTCGTGAGCCTCTCGCTCGCTCTCTGCCGCCTCGGCCGTTACGACGAAGCCCACCAGACGCTGACGGGGAACCTGGAACAGCGCCGGAAGGTACTCGGCAACGATCACCCCGACACCTTCACCTCCGCCAACTTCCTCGCCAGGACTCTTAACCACCTGCGTAGGCACTCCGAGGCGGAACGCCTCTTCAAGTCCACGAGACTCCGCGTTCGCGAAACCCTGGGAGCCGACCACCCCCTGTACCGCATCATCACCCGCGACCTGATCGAGACGCTCAAGGCCCAGGGCAAGACGTACGAAGCCCAGAAGCTGGCAAGGAAAGACCGCCGCCGCTGA
- a CDS encoding MFS transporter, with product MSLASLRRATRETVSGLPREFWWLWTSTLVNRLGAFVATFMALYLTLDRGYSASYAGLVASLHGLGGVISSLGAGVMTDRLGRRPTLLVAQASTALSVALLGFMHDPVAIAAVAFLVGMASNASRPAVQAMMADIVRPEDRVRAFSLNYWAINLGFAVSSMAAGFIAEVSYLAGFLIEAGMTAVCAVVVFVKLPESKPVATAKAAEAEVGLGTVLRDRRFMSVVGLSFLVAVIFQQGSVGLPVAMGEAGFTPADYGLVVAVNGILIVALQIPVTRFIEHRDPGRLLVISSVLAGYGFGLTAFAGSVGVFALTVCVWTLAEIVNAPTQTSIVVRLSPVHGRGRYQGMYTMSWSVAALVAPLMSGFVIDRFGAEWLWGLCAVVGTVAGLGYGALMRRLPADTGAEASPAAESPAGTGAQAEAETGAA from the coding sequence ATGTCACTCGCCAGCCTGAGACGCGCCACCCGAGAAACCGTCTCCGGGCTCCCCCGCGAGTTCTGGTGGCTGTGGACCAGCACGCTCGTCAACCGGCTCGGTGCCTTCGTCGCCACCTTCATGGCCCTGTACCTGACCCTCGACCGCGGCTACTCCGCCTCCTACGCCGGTCTCGTCGCCTCGCTCCACGGGCTCGGCGGTGTCATCTCCTCCCTCGGGGCCGGGGTCATGACCGACCGGCTCGGGCGGCGGCCCACGCTCCTCGTGGCGCAGGCCTCCACCGCCCTGTCCGTCGCGCTGCTCGGGTTCATGCACGATCCCGTCGCGATCGCCGCCGTCGCGTTTCTCGTCGGCATGGCCTCCAACGCCTCCCGCCCGGCCGTGCAGGCGATGATGGCCGACATCGTGCGGCCCGAGGACCGGGTCCGCGCCTTCTCTCTCAACTACTGGGCCATCAACCTCGGCTTCGCCGTCTCCTCCATGGCCGCCGGGTTCATCGCCGAGGTCAGCTACCTCGCCGGGTTCCTGATCGAGGCGGGGATGACGGCCGTCTGCGCGGTCGTCGTGTTCGTCAAGCTGCCGGAGTCCAAGCCGGTCGCGACGGCCAAGGCCGCCGAGGCCGAGGTCGGGCTCGGCACCGTCCTGCGCGACCGGCGCTTCATGAGCGTCGTCGGGCTGTCGTTCCTGGTCGCCGTGATCTTCCAGCAGGGGTCGGTCGGGCTGCCCGTCGCGATGGGCGAGGCCGGGTTCACGCCCGCGGACTACGGTCTCGTGGTCGCCGTCAACGGCATCCTGATCGTCGCGCTGCAGATCCCCGTCACCCGGTTCATCGAACACCGCGATCCCGGGCGGCTGCTCGTCATCTCGTCCGTCCTCGCCGGGTACGGCTTCGGGCTCACCGCCTTCGCCGGGTCGGTCGGCGTCTTCGCGCTCACCGTGTGCGTGTGGACCCTCGCCGAGATCGTCAACGCGCCGACGCAGACCAGCATCGTCGTACGCCTCTCCCCTGTGCACGGGCGTGGCCGCTACCAGGGCATGTACACCATGTCCTGGTCCGTGGCCGCCCTGGTCGCCCCGCTGATGTCCGGCTTCGTCATCGACCGCTTCGGCGCGGAGTGGCTGTGGGGGCTGTGCGCGGTCGTCGGCACGGTGGCGGGGCTCGGGTACGGAGCGCTGATGCGGCGGTTGCCGGCCGACACCGGGGCGGAGGCATCCCCGGCCGCCGAATCCCCGGCCGGGACCGGGGCCCAGGCGGAGGCGGAGACGGGCGCGGCCTGA
- a CDS encoding DUF2000 domain-containing protein: protein MSETSETSTGPIRFDTKIAVLLREDLESWQRLNVTAFLVSGLGTQVPEVIGEPYEDADGVGYLPMFRQPVLVFEGTKEVLTAAHARVLSRALPRAVFTSDLFGTGNDRDNRAAVRAVGTGELDLVGLAVYGPRNAVDKVVKGARMHP, encoded by the coding sequence ATGAGCGAGACGAGCGAAACGAGCACCGGACCCATCCGATTCGACACGAAGATCGCCGTGCTGCTGAGGGAGGACCTGGAGTCCTGGCAGCGGCTGAATGTGACCGCGTTCCTGGTCAGTGGGCTGGGGACGCAGGTTCCCGAGGTGATCGGGGAGCCGTACGAGGACGCGGACGGGGTGGGCTACCTGCCGATGTTCCGGCAGCCTGTGCTGGTCTTCGAGGGGACGAAGGAGGTCCTGACGGCGGCGCACGCGCGCGTGCTGTCGCGGGCGCTGCCGCGGGCGGTGTTCACCTCCGACCTGTTCGGAACGGGGAACGACCGGGACAACCGGGCGGCGGTGCGGGCGGTCGGGACCGGGGAGTTGGATCTGGTGGGGCTGGCGGTGTACGGGCCGCGGAACGCGGTGGACAAGGTGGTGAAGGGGGCGCGGATGCATCCGTGA